From the genome of Eriocheir sinensis breed Jianghai 21 chromosome 47, ASM2467909v1, whole genome shotgun sequence, one region includes:
- the LOC126981285 gene encoding uncharacterized protein LOC126981285, whose translation MREFTEDELERFTCKCLEFLFYVVYFIAVLAAFLLGSEILGFVMVLVMPVLYMGISALYKRVNRVEGNHGSNRMNQPYQMPINSVSSSIPQAPPLTGQPPPFNFVSNVDAEAARRHAANLQPPLYLEEVRDSIGLSLPLYTTPATDEASAKVFGPSSDGLPSYEAAMSTWQPPVDEELPSSRDDGQRTND comes from the exons atgcgtGAATTTACTGAA GATGAGCTGGAGCGCTTCACATGCAAGTGCTTGGAGTTCCTCTTCTACGTGGTGTATTTTATCGCCGTCCTTGCAGCCTTCCTTCTGGGCAGCGAGATATTGGGTTTCGTCATGG TGCTCGTGATGCCAGTCTTATACATGGGGATCTCAGCGTTGTACAAGAGGGTGAACAGGGTGGAAGGGAATCACGGCTCAAACAGAATGAATCAACCTTACCAGATGCCCATAAACTCCGTCAGTTCATCCATACCCCAAGCCCCACCTCTCACAGGGCAGCCGCCGCCCTTCAATTTTGTCTCAAACGTGGATGCGGAGGCTGCGAGGCGACATGCTGCAAACCTCCAGCCTCCATTGTATCTAGAAGAGGTACGAGACAGCATTGGACTATCCCTTCCTCTGTACACGACTCCTGCCACTGATGAAGCGTCTGCGAAGGTGTTCGGCCCCTCCAGCGACGGGCTGCCCAGCTACGAGGCGGCAATGTCCACATGGCAGCCTCCTGTCGACGAAGAGCTCCCTTCAAGCCGCGACGACGGGCAGAGGACGAATGATTAA
- the LOC126981162 gene encoding ice-structuring glycoprotein-like, which translates to MLPTLPPPSYKLRVSDGGDTAMYHSTAMHHSTAMHHSTAMHHSTAMHHSTAMYHSTAMHHSTAMHHSTAMYHPQPCTTHSHVPPTAMYHPQPCTTHSHPVTPAMACTHPVTTATACTQPVTPATACTQPVTTAMACTQLVTPAMACTQPVTPATACTQPVTPAMACTQLVTPAMACTQPVTPATACTQPVTPAMACTQLVTPATACTQLVTPAMACTQPVTPATACTQPVTTAMACTQLPVTPATACTQPVTPAMACTQLVTPATACTQPVTPATACTHPVTTATACTQLVTPAMACTQPVTTATACTQLVTPAMACTQLVTPAMACTQLVTPAMACTQLVTPAMACTQLVTPAMACTQLVTTAMPFLLC; encoded by the exons ATGCTTCCGACACTACCGCCACCCTCCTACAAGCTGAGGGTTTCAGACGGAGGAGATACAG ccatgtaccactccacagCCATGCACCACTCCACAGCCATGCACCACTCCACAGCCATGCACCACTCCACAGCCATGCACCACTCCAcagccatgtaccactccacagCCATGCACCACTCCACAGCCATGCACCACTCCACAGCCATGTACCACCCACAGCCATGCACCACCCACAGCCATGTACCACCCACAGCCATGTACCACCCACAGCCATGCACCACCCACAGCCAT CCCGTCACcccagccatggcatgcactcacCCCGTCACCACAGCCACggcatgcactcagcccgtcaccCCAGCCACggcatgcactcagcccgtcaccacagccatggcatgcactcagctCGTCACcccagccatggcatgcactcagcccgtcaccCCAGCCACggcatgcactcagcccgtcaccccagccatggcatgcactcagctCGTCACcccagccatggcatgcactcagcccgtcaccCCAGCCACggcatgcactcagcccgtcaccccagccatggcatgcactcagctCGTCACCCCAGCCACGGCATGCACTCAGCTCGTCACcccagccatggcatgcactcagcccgtcaccCCAGCCACggcatgcactcagcccgtcaccacagccatggcatgcactcagctC cccgtcaccCCAGCCACggcatgcactcagcccgtcaccccagccatggcatgcactcagctCGTCACCCCAGCCACGGCTTGCACTCAGCCCGTCACCCCAGCCACGGCATGCACTCATCCCGTCACCACAGCCACGGCATGCACTCAGCTCGTCACcccagccatggcatgcactcagcccgtcaccACAGCCACGGCATGCACTCAGCTCGTCACcccagccatggcatgcactcagctCGTCACcccagccatggcatgcactcagctCGTCACcccagccatggcatgcactcagctCGTCACcccagccatggcatgcactcagctCGTCACcccagccatggcatgcactcagctCGTCACCACAGCCATG CCATTCTTATTGTGTTAA